A single Vibrio sp. YMD68 DNA region contains:
- the hrpA gene encoding ATP-dependent RNA helicase HrpA produces MTSSQPKKESHPQPANADRSANNAQSLRKALKDCMLRDRFRLSKRISGASKIKKEAARNSVFDEIALDIAQSMMTAQQRFDYKTTIEYPDILPVSQRRDDIAKAIENHQVVIVAGETGSGKTTQIPKICAELGRGKYGLIGHTQPRRLAARSVANRIADEMKTPLGEFVGYKVRFNDQISDNTQIKLMTDGILLAEISHDRFLNQYDTIIIDEAHERSLNIDFILGYLKELLPRRPDLKIIITSATIDPERFSKHFNDAPIIEVSGRTYPVDTRYRPLSGEDDTDRDQLEGIFEAVDELCCEGLGDILIFMNGEREIRDTADALGKRNLRDTEIVPLYARLSSSEQNKIFQPHNGRRIVLATNVAETSLTVPGIEYVIDPGTARISRYSYRTKVQRLPIEPISQASANQRKGRCGRVSEGICIRLYSEEDFESRPEFTDPEILRTNLASVILQMTSLGLGDIQAFPFVEAPDKRNIQDGVRLLEELGAIASDNKPGKDTGSDKKRLTPMGRKLARLPIDPRLARMVLEASRNGCLKELMIITSALSIQDPRERPSEKKQASDEKHKRFFHEESDFLTFVNLWNYIKEQQKELNGNQFRKQCKKDFLNYLRVREWQDVYFQIHQSMREMDFKLNEEEASYEKVHSSILAGLLSHIGFKDPEKNEYQGARNARFSIFPASGLFKKQPKWIMSAELVETSKLWGRIIAKIQPEWIEPLAGHLIKRSYSEPHWSKKRAAVMADEKVMLYGIAIVPKRMVNYSQIDATVSREIFIRSALVEGEWENKHPFFKQNRKLLEEVEELEHKSRRRDILVDDDELFDFYDQRVGTEVVSGRHFDTWWKKAAKENKELLNFEKEMLFRGDASHVTDLDYPNFWHQGGIKLKLSYQFEPGEDSDGVTVHVPLPILNQIEPAGFDWQIPGLRHELIVSMIKALPKTLRKNFVPAPNYADAFLGRVTAMEMPLLDALEKELRRMTGVEVLRDDWNLNQIPEHLKVTFRAVDHRNRKLKENKDLYALKESLKEKVQETLSKVADDDIEQQGLHTWSFGELPKVYQQKRGGFEVKAYPALVDTKDSVEIKLFETEQEQISAMRAGQRRLLLLNVPSPIKYLHSNLPNKSKLGLYFNPYGKVLDLIDDCIACGIDKLIEEKGGLVWEPAQFETLKEHIRAELGDTVVDIAKQVETILTTAFNINKKLKGKVDFTMAFALSDIKAQVESLIFKGFATECGWKRLPDILRYMKAIEKRMEKLPIDPNKDRLHMLKVESATKDYKELLNKIPKGVAIPDNVKEVRWMLEELRVSFFAQQLGTPYPVSDKRVKNAIDAC; encoded by the coding sequence TTGACCTCGTCTCAGCCTAAAAAAGAATCGCATCCCCAGCCTGCCAATGCTGATCGGTCGGCCAATAACGCTCAATCATTACGTAAAGCACTGAAAGACTGCATGCTGCGCGATAGATTTCGCCTTAGCAAACGTATTAGTGGCGCAAGCAAAATAAAAAAAGAAGCCGCCCGTAATAGCGTATTTGATGAAATCGCCTTAGACATCGCCCAATCGATGATGACGGCACAGCAGCGCTTCGATTATAAAACCACCATTGAATACCCAGATATTTTACCCGTAAGCCAACGACGTGATGACATTGCCAAAGCGATAGAAAATCATCAGGTGGTCATCGTTGCTGGTGAAACAGGCTCAGGAAAAACCACGCAGATACCGAAAATATGTGCAGAGCTGGGCCGCGGGAAGTATGGGCTAATCGGTCATACTCAGCCTCGACGCCTTGCTGCACGTTCAGTTGCGAACCGTATTGCTGATGAGATGAAAACGCCACTGGGTGAGTTTGTCGGCTATAAAGTTCGATTCAACGATCAGATTTCAGACAATACCCAAATCAAATTGATGACAGACGGTATTTTATTGGCTGAAATTAGCCACGATCGGTTTTTGAACCAATACGACACCATCATTATTGATGAAGCGCACGAACGCAGCCTGAACATTGACTTTATTCTTGGTTATTTGAAAGAGCTGTTACCACGTCGCCCTGACCTTAAAATTATTATCACCTCGGCAACCATCGATCCTGAACGTTTTTCAAAGCACTTTAATGACGCCCCAATCATTGAAGTATCAGGTCGAACGTACCCAGTAGATACACGTTACCGCCCATTAAGTGGGGAAGACGATACCGACAGAGATCAGCTAGAGGGCATTTTTGAAGCGGTCGATGAGCTTTGCTGTGAAGGCCTTGGTGATATTCTTATCTTTATGAATGGTGAGCGAGAAATACGGGACACCGCTGATGCACTCGGGAAACGCAACCTGCGTGATACTGAAATCGTGCCGTTGTACGCAAGGTTGTCATCAAGCGAGCAAAACAAGATATTCCAGCCACACAATGGCCGACGCATTGTCCTGGCGACCAACGTAGCGGAAACTTCGCTTACGGTTCCGGGTATCGAGTACGTAATTGACCCGGGTACCGCTCGAATCAGCCGTTACAGCTACCGAACCAAAGTGCAACGATTGCCGATTGAGCCTATTTCTCAAGCCAGCGCCAACCAGCGTAAAGGTCGTTGTGGTCGTGTTAGCGAAGGCATCTGTATTCGTCTCTATTCAGAAGAAGATTTTGAATCGCGCCCTGAGTTCACCGATCCGGAAATTCTGCGTACCAACTTAGCGTCGGTTATCTTACAAATGACGTCACTGGGTCTTGGAGATATTCAAGCCTTCCCATTTGTTGAAGCGCCAGATAAGCGCAACATTCAAGATGGTGTTCGTCTTTTAGAAGAATTGGGCGCTATTGCCAGTGACAACAAACCAGGTAAAGACACTGGTAGCGACAAAAAGCGCTTAACACCAATGGGTCGAAAACTGGCTCGTTTGCCGATTGATCCTCGTCTGGCTCGAATGGTGCTCGAAGCGAGTCGCAACGGTTGCTTGAAAGAGTTGATGATCATTACCTCGGCACTTTCCATACAAGACCCTAGAGAAAGACCGTCAGAGAAAAAACAAGCGTCCGATGAAAAGCACAAGCGCTTCTTCCATGAAGAGTCAGATTTTCTCACGTTTGTGAATTTATGGAATTACATAAAAGAGCAACAAAAAGAGCTGAATGGCAACCAATTCCGTAAGCAATGTAAGAAAGACTTTTTGAATTATCTCAGAGTACGTGAGTGGCAAGATGTGTACTTTCAGATTCATCAGTCAATGCGAGAAATGGATTTCAAACTTAATGAGGAAGAAGCATCTTACGAAAAAGTGCATAGCTCTATTTTGGCCGGTTTGCTCTCTCATATTGGTTTCAAAGATCCAGAGAAAAATGAATATCAAGGGGCGAGAAACGCGCGATTCAGCATCTTCCCTGCGTCGGGTCTATTTAAAAAGCAGCCGAAATGGATCATGTCCGCCGAGCTTGTTGAAACCTCTAAACTTTGGGGGCGCATCATCGCTAAAATCCAACCTGAGTGGATTGAGCCGTTAGCTGGGCACTTAATTAAGCGTAGCTACAGCGAACCGCATTGGTCGAAAAAACGTGCAGCCGTCATGGCCGATGAAAAAGTGATGCTTTATGGCATTGCGATTGTGCCGAAACGAATGGTCAACTACAGCCAGATTGACGCCACGGTCAGCCGAGAAATCTTCATTCGCAGCGCTCTGGTTGAGGGTGAGTGGGAAAATAAACATCCATTTTTTAAGCAAAACCGAAAGCTTTTAGAGGAAGTTGAAGAGTTAGAGCACAAATCTCGCCGTCGTGACATTTTGGTCGATGACGATGAGCTGTTTGATTTTTATGACCAACGAGTCGGGACGGAAGTCGTCTCTGGTCGTCACTTTGATACCTGGTGGAAAAAAGCAGCGAAAGAGAACAAAGAACTTCTAAACTTTGAAAAAGAAATGCTGTTCAGAGGTGATGCGAGCCATGTTACTGATTTGGATTACCCGAACTTCTGGCACCAAGGCGGTATCAAACTCAAGTTGAGTTATCAGTTCGAGCCGGGAGAGGATAGTGACGGTGTCACGGTCCATGTGCCGCTGCCTATTTTGAATCAGATTGAGCCAGCAGGTTTTGATTGGCAAATTCCAGGGCTTCGTCATGAGCTGATCGTCAGCATGATCAAAGCGTTACCCAAAACGTTGCGTAAGAATTTTGTTCCCGCTCCCAACTACGCCGATGCGTTTTTAGGGCGTGTCACCGCGATGGAAATGCCTTTGCTTGATGCGCTTGAAAAAGAGTTACGTCGAATGACCGGGGTAGAGGTATTACGTGATGATTGGAATCTAAACCAGATTCCTGAACATTTGAAAGTCACGTTCAGAGCGGTGGATCACCGAAACCGTAAACTCAAAGAGAACAAAGATCTTTACGCGCTGAAAGAAAGCTTGAAAGAGAAGGTTCAAGAAACACTGTCTAAAGTCGCAGACGACGACATTGAACAGCAAGGTTTGCACACGTGGAGCTTTGGCGAACTGCCAAAAGTGTATCAACAGAAACGCGGCGGTTTTGAGGTTAAAGCCTACCCAGCCTTGGTGGACACTAAAGACAGCGTTGAAATTAAGCTGTTTGAAACCGAACAAGAGCAGATCTCTGCAATGCGCGCTGGTCAACGTAGGCTCTTGCTTCTCAACGTACCGTCACCGATAAAATATTTGCATTCAAACTTGCCGAATAAATCCAAGTTGGGCCTTTACTTTAACCCTTACGGCAAAGTATTGGATTTGATCGATGACTGTATTGCGTGTGGCATTGATAAGTTGATCGAAGAAAAAGGTGGCTTGGTCTGGGAGCCGGCTCAATTTGAAACGTTGAAAGAACATATTCGAGCAGAGCTGGGCGACACGGTTGTTGACATAGCAAAGCAAGTTGAAACGATTTTAACCACTGCTTTTAATATCAATAAAAAGCTTAAGGGCAAAGTAGATTTCACGATGGCGTTTGCGCTCTCTGACATCAAAGCTCAAGTAGAAAGCTTGATCTTTAAAGGATTTGCGACAGAGTGCGGTTGGAAGCGACTTCCAGATATTTTGCGCTACATGAAAGCCATTGAAAAGAGAATGGAAAAACTGCCTATCGATCCCAATAAAGATCGCTTGCACATGCTGAAAGTGGAATCAGCCACAAAAGATTACAAAGAGTTACTCAATAAAATACCAAAAGGCGTGGCGATCCCTGATAACGTCAAAGAAGTACGCTGGATGCTTGAAGAGCTTAGGGTTAGCTTCTTTGCTCAGCAGCTGGGAACGCCGTATCCGGTATCGGATAAGCGGGTTAAGAACGCCATTGATGCCTGTTAA
- a CDS encoding outer membrane beta-barrel protein: MKKTLLALALIGASSTAMADSWVYGGASAGQSSLGSEDATSYNIHAGTGILPFIGLEAGYTDHGKFEFAAGDVKASSVYFAIKPSINFGPLQVYAKGGVHSWDLTGNGSDFSNDDSYDMMYGVGADYAVFGPISLGANYMTYVMDKEDVNTFSLTASFNFL, translated from the coding sequence ATGAAAAAGACTCTTTTAGCGCTTGCTCTTATTGGTGCATCTTCGACAGCGATGGCTGACTCTTGGGTATATGGTGGAGCTTCTGCTGGTCAATCTAGCCTAGGAAGCGAAGACGCAACGTCTTACAACATCCATGCGGGTACAGGAATTTTACCATTCATTGGCCTAGAAGCCGGTTATACAGACCACGGTAAATTTGAGTTTGCTGCTGGTGACGTAAAAGCCTCTTCTGTTTACTTTGCGATTAAACCGAGCATTAACTTTGGCCCACTTCAAGTCTACGCCAAAGGTGGCGTACACTCTTGGGACTTAACGGGTAATGGTTCAGATTTTAGCAACGATGATAGCTACGACATGATGTATGGTGTTGGCGCAGATTACGCCGTATTTGGTCCTATCTCACTGGGTGCAAACTACATGACGTATGTGATGGACAAAGAAGATGTGAATACGTTTTCTCTAACGGCGTCTTTTAACTTCTTATAA
- a CDS encoding ABC transporter ATP-binding protein, whose product MRDNSVKKGAVVGKVLLPSLLINLLSLAVPLTVLQIYDRILPNQSYGTATLLLAGALLAVVMESLIRFVRSWILSAAASNTEKATYQDIIDKITTAPSSQIRHVGIGGIEEGLGAVSKVKDWYSGGIISGFIDLPFALIFLALVGYIGGELVAIPIVVWCLTLCVVWLSSKKVKVLSEHASQHEKQRKAFLILLGQTIQGIKRQAVESRIFSQFKSINHARSQSKAKEEEQNAFAQECIQLAALATSVLLVISGSLWVLDGDLTTGGLAACSILAGRAVAPLSALVGVRIKMNGIHSATQAIEKLDTLSVSHAEEQEGIPFTNLELREVTVERYGLSHQLALKAEVGQMVLIDSDVRRLDSFTLSSLAGVDQPVGGSVLADGEPMSVSALSSMSAFCGAKAQLVSGTILDNLCGFNSAQTDKATHYAQRLGLTKEITRLPDGLETKIGHTSASPLSMGNVKLLNIAAQLASSKPILMLDRPDASLDLDGLERLVSVLKQELADGRTIFMVTYHSTLRSLAHQSAKVNDIAIKGKGEAA is encoded by the coding sequence ATGCGAGACAACTCTGTAAAAAAGGGGGCTGTAGTAGGTAAAGTTCTACTGCCTTCGCTCCTGATTAACCTATTATCATTGGCGGTTCCATTAACGGTTCTTCAAATCTACGACCGAATTTTACCCAATCAAAGCTATGGCACCGCAACGCTTCTGTTAGCGGGTGCGCTGCTCGCTGTAGTGATGGAATCTCTCATTCGTTTTGTGCGAAGTTGGATACTGTCGGCGGCCGCCAGTAACACCGAAAAAGCAACGTATCAGGATATCATCGACAAGATCACCACCGCTCCGTCAAGCCAAATTCGCCATGTGGGTATCGGTGGCATTGAGGAAGGGCTTGGTGCGGTGTCTAAAGTCAAAGATTGGTATTCAGGTGGCATTATCTCGGGTTTTATCGATCTTCCATTTGCGCTCATTTTTTTAGCGCTAGTCGGATATATAGGAGGCGAACTCGTTGCCATTCCGATCGTGGTTTGGTGTTTGACGCTTTGCGTGGTTTGGCTTTCGTCTAAAAAAGTGAAAGTGCTCAGTGAACACGCGTCACAACACGAAAAACAAAGGAAAGCCTTTCTTATTCTACTAGGGCAGACGATACAAGGAATCAAGCGTCAAGCTGTTGAATCGAGAATTTTCAGCCAATTTAAATCTATCAATCACGCTCGATCTCAATCTAAAGCGAAAGAGGAAGAACAAAACGCGTTTGCACAAGAATGCATTCAACTTGCGGCTTTAGCGACTTCTGTTTTGTTGGTGATCAGCGGAAGCTTGTGGGTATTGGATGGCGACTTAACCACTGGCGGATTGGCGGCATGCTCAATATTAGCAGGTCGGGCTGTCGCCCCTTTGAGCGCATTAGTCGGTGTCAGAATTAAAATGAATGGTATTCACAGCGCCACACAAGCGATTGAAAAACTGGATACTTTGTCGGTCTCTCATGCTGAAGAGCAAGAGGGAATTCCATTCACAAATTTGGAGTTAAGAGAGGTGACTGTTGAGCGGTATGGCTTGAGCCATCAATTGGCACTGAAAGCGGAGGTCGGTCAAATGGTCCTCATCGATAGCGATGTTCGCCGCCTAGACAGTTTTACGCTGTCTTCACTTGCGGGTGTAGACCAACCCGTTGGAGGGAGTGTTCTTGCTGATGGGGAGCCAATGAGTGTATCGGCGTTGAGCTCAATGTCGGCATTTTGCGGAGCCAAAGCGCAATTAGTGTCGGGAACAATACTAGACAATCTTTGTGGATTCAATTCAGCCCAAACGGATAAAGCGACACACTATGCCCAAAGGTTAGGATTAACCAAAGAAATTACTCGTCTGCCCGACGGGTTGGAGACCAAGATAGGCCATACTAGTGCTTCCCCTCTTAGCATGGGTAACGTCAAGCTGCTCAATATCGCTGCACAACTGGCCAGTTCTAAGCCTATTCTAATGCTCGATCGACCAGACGCGTCTCTGGATCTTGATGGTTTGGAACGGCTAGTGAGCGTACTCAAACAAGAATTAGCCGATGGGAGAACCATTTTTATGGTGACCTATCATTCTACGTTACGCTCACTGGCCCATCAGAGTGCGAAGGTTAACGATATTGCCATAAAGGGAAAGGGGGAGGCTGCATGA
- a CDS encoding ABC transporter transmembrane domain-containing protein: MTNLEVLILSILKEMEVNANVQLFADQWVDENGIETLDDVFALFDRLSLPYKLIPNLNNVGEHQLILAVDGRKEVTIGRMVSGQWESLQGEKGLTSNLQFCIVIEGMPLEKPASDWVGERLHAFRPIIPKLLLISFVTNLFALAVPFITMSIYDHVIGGDAGHELQGIAIGAALLFIMMGWLRTLRSRVFATVSNRVSREISQALVHKLLLNSYTQNQQVATSSQQNQVLLSERVSGVLSGPLGNALFDLPFILLFVVAIGVLGGWLVLVPILSLTLYYVLAKRSIYSSSKRSMQSTVAGTNRQNMTNELSSKLTFIRSSGIAQHWMQRFDKANLLASKVNFSQSVLQSRYTSAYYMIGVGSTLAIMGLGIGLIFEQVMTPGGLIASMMLISKVTGPAQMLANSALRFNGFNQSKQQVNRILSQPSEREFRYQHHPLPKHAPTLKVDQVTLRYPKQSRPALNGVSFDIQAGEVVAITGPSGSGKSSLLEVMSGLQSVQNGMVDIEGVNLAQYDSQLYRHWCFIRTAYPDLLTLSIREWLNDGHDIPEEKMRQSIETVGGGDWLRSLADDLDTPISSVMPDSLFDILSGSVAQILIDAKALVYDYKLYFLDNPVPDYHPNSKKILGEFLQSKSGNATLVFTSHDPDLIKLADKVVVLNEGVVVYAGPLAQESNEIEQETVNER; this comes from the coding sequence ATGACAAACTTAGAGGTACTGATCTTATCCATCCTTAAAGAGATGGAAGTCAATGCTAATGTACAATTGTTCGCGGATCAGTGGGTCGATGAAAATGGCATTGAGACTTTAGACGATGTGTTCGCTTTATTTGACCGACTGTCTCTGCCTTACAAACTTATTCCTAATCTTAATAATGTGGGTGAGCATCAACTCATTTTGGCTGTTGACGGTCGTAAGGAAGTCACCATCGGACGGATGGTCTCTGGGCAATGGGAGTCGCTACAAGGAGAGAAAGGGCTCACATCAAACCTTCAGTTTTGTATTGTGATAGAAGGGATGCCACTAGAGAAGCCCGCGAGTGATTGGGTAGGGGAACGCTTGCACGCTTTCCGACCTATTATTCCAAAACTGTTATTGATTAGTTTTGTGACTAACCTATTTGCCCTCGCGGTCCCTTTTATCACTATGTCTATTTATGACCATGTGATCGGAGGCGATGCTGGGCATGAGCTACAAGGTATCGCGATCGGGGCGGCATTGTTATTTATTATGATGGGTTGGCTACGAACGCTGCGAAGTCGCGTATTTGCCACGGTATCAAATCGAGTGAGCAGAGAAATCTCACAAGCGTTGGTTCATAAGTTGCTTTTAAACAGTTATACACAAAACCAGCAAGTCGCGACTTCTAGTCAGCAAAACCAAGTACTCTTATCAGAGCGAGTTTCAGGCGTGTTGTCTGGCCCTTTGGGGAACGCTCTGTTTGATCTTCCTTTTATTCTCTTATTTGTTGTGGCAATTGGTGTGTTGGGTGGTTGGCTTGTATTAGTGCCAATACTGTCTTTAACGCTCTATTACGTTTTAGCGAAACGTTCAATTTACTCAAGCAGTAAACGCTCAATGCAATCGACCGTTGCTGGGACAAACCGACAAAATATGACCAACGAACTGTCGTCTAAGCTGACATTTATACGCAGTTCGGGAATCGCTCAGCATTGGATGCAACGCTTTGATAAGGCAAATTTACTTGCCTCTAAAGTCAATTTTTCTCAATCGGTTTTACAAAGCCGCTATACCTCCGCTTATTACATGATAGGGGTAGGCTCTACGCTTGCAATCATGGGGCTTGGGATTGGCTTGATTTTCGAACAAGTCATGACGCCAGGGGGCTTGATCGCCTCGATGATGTTGATTTCTAAAGTAACGGGCCCTGCTCAAATGCTCGCGAACAGTGCATTACGTTTTAATGGTTTCAATCAATCCAAGCAACAGGTGAATAGAATACTTTCTCAGCCTTCTGAGCGAGAATTCCGCTATCAGCACCATCCTTTACCAAAACATGCGCCAACATTGAAAGTCGATCAGGTTACCTTGCGTTATCCTAAACAAAGCCGTCCCGCATTAAATGGGGTGAGTTTTGACATTCAGGCGGGGGAAGTTGTTGCTATTACTGGCCCGTCAGGCAGTGGTAAATCCTCTTTGCTCGAAGTGATGTCTGGGTTGCAGTCAGTTCAAAATGGGATGGTAGACATTGAAGGCGTTAATCTCGCGCAATACGATTCTCAGCTTTATCGTCATTGGTGTTTTATTCGTACGGCTTACCCCGATCTGCTCACATTGAGCATACGAGAATGGCTTAATGATGGGCACGACATACCCGAAGAAAAAATGCGTCAATCAATTGAAACGGTGGGCGGAGGAGACTGGTTACGCTCTTTAGCTGACGATCTAGATACCCCGATTAGCAGTGTTATGCCAGACAGCCTTTTTGATATCTTGTCGGGAAGTGTGGCTCAGATACTGATAGATGCCAAGGCTCTCGTTTATGACTACAAATTGTATTTTCTCGATAATCCGGTTCCCGATTACCACCCAAATTCAAAAAAAATATTGGGTGAATTTCTTCAATCAAAAAGCGGCAACGCCACGCTGGTGTTTACCTCTCATGACCCTGATCTTATAAAGCTGGCCGATAAAGTGGTGGTGCTTAATGAAGGAGTGGTGGTTTATGCAGGGCCTCTTGCCCAAGAGAGTAACGAAATAGAACAGGAGACAGTGAATGAGCGATAA
- a CDS encoding HlyD family type I secretion periplasmic adaptor subunit, producing MSDKLYGELVESQNTARSLSIATWSVALCVIAFVTWSLVTQVDEIAKAKGAVIPEGEKQVLQSHIGGKLKRILVKEGQLVEVGQPLVEFDATFQQTALEELQSQQVTLQMSVERMNALLEQRDPNFAEFEVDFPDIVSQQKAQLNAQKALYLQKRIVLEKESEQISEQLRSVEKTLPSYEKELSATKQELVILEKGFKAGNISRLRVLEMRQKLATIEQKIEEARGKKSVLIRQGESNEQKIEQLLAEAKVEVSDQRSKAVSDLSALNARVRSSQAKLVNTVMESPVQGLVQSIPSTRNGGVIQPGGTVVEIVPVGGKAAFKARLSPRDIGFVSVGQPTRIKVDAFDYSRFGALKGLVESISPTTSQSERGEIFYEVIVSVDKPYFRDNPEQFVILPGMTGEVDITTGEKSVFQYLWKPIYTNVSVAFGER from the coding sequence ATGAGCGATAAATTATACGGTGAATTGGTTGAATCACAGAACACGGCTCGATCACTTTCCATTGCGACATGGTCTGTTGCGTTGTGCGTTATCGCGTTTGTCACTTGGTCTTTGGTCACTCAAGTGGATGAAATTGCTAAAGCAAAAGGCGCAGTGATTCCTGAAGGAGAGAAGCAGGTACTACAAAGCCACATCGGCGGGAAACTGAAGCGTATTCTTGTGAAAGAAGGCCAACTGGTGGAGGTTGGTCAGCCGTTGGTGGAGTTTGATGCAACGTTTCAGCAAACGGCGCTAGAAGAGTTGCAGTCACAACAAGTCACACTTCAAATGAGTGTTGAGCGAATGAATGCGTTGCTTGAACAAAGAGATCCGAACTTTGCTGAGTTTGAAGTGGATTTCCCCGATATTGTTAGTCAACAAAAAGCCCAGCTGAATGCCCAGAAAGCGTTGTATTTGCAAAAACGAATCGTACTGGAAAAAGAGAGCGAGCAAATATCAGAGCAGCTACGAAGTGTTGAAAAGACGTTGCCCAGCTATGAAAAAGAGCTCAGCGCCACAAAGCAAGAATTAGTGATACTTGAGAAAGGCTTCAAAGCGGGGAATATATCTCGTTTACGAGTGCTCGAAATGCGTCAGAAACTGGCCACCATTGAACAAAAGATTGAAGAAGCACGAGGTAAAAAATCCGTGTTGATTCGTCAAGGTGAGAGTAATGAGCAAAAAATAGAGCAGTTACTCGCCGAGGCGAAAGTGGAAGTGAGCGATCAGCGTTCCAAAGCGGTTTCAGACTTGTCCGCTTTGAACGCAAGAGTGCGATCCAGTCAAGCTAAGTTAGTCAATACGGTCATGGAATCTCCGGTACAAGGCTTGGTTCAAAGTATTCCTAGCACCAGGAATGGTGGCGTGATTCAACCGGGAGGGACTGTCGTTGAAATCGTTCCTGTTGGTGGAAAAGCGGCCTTCAAAGCGCGTTTATCTCCACGAGACATCGGCTTTGTGAGTGTTGGGCAGCCAACCCGCATCAAGGTAGACGCCTTTGACTACAGCCGATTTGGTGCACTAAAAGGATTAGTTGAAAGTATCTCGCCTACGACGAGTCAAAGTGAGAGAGGAGAAATTTTCTACGAGGTGATCGTGTCGGTAGACAAGCCGTACTTTAGGGATAACCCTGAACAGTTTGTTATTTTACCGGGTATGACCGGTGAGGTTGACATTACAACGGGTGAGAAGTCGGTGTTCCAATACTTATGGAAACCGATTTATACCAACGTGAGTGTGGCCTTTGGAGAGCGATAA